A region of the Hydra vulgaris chromosome 12, alternate assembly HydraT2T_AEP genome:
attataactttaaacatttaaaaagaggcaaagaaaaaagtgaaattaaaattGCTAATATGTCAGTTGCATagcatttatttatatagtttaatataatttacCTATTGTTTGATTTCTTTGAACTACttcttgacattttttttaaaacgttaaaaTATACATGAATAcagatatatattataaataaatataatatacatagatatagATGTATATTGATTAGAATAATTTCTGTGACAATTCTCCAACAAATATTACActaatgttttttagtttttgatatttattttatcttaaaaagtttatataataacaacaactgCCACTTTTACATTGAAgaactttaagttaaaaattaagaatagagttgctttttaaaaatataacattctGTGCAGTcgttttttcagtaaaaatcgGCCTCTTAATTTCCTCctcaaaaatgtaagatatacGGCCGTgaatatagtaggccatggttatatatatatatatatatatatatatatatatatatatatatatatatatatatatatatatatatatatatatatatatatatatatatatatatatatatatatatatatatttctttgttaatccacctcctcaaggccaagaaaACCACTACAAACGaagaggctacttatttgtgatATAACCCTCTTTCAAATCTATAATTCCGAAGCACGAACAATGCTGTTGcacggagaaacgagttgagcgcggtacaacagaggttccgagttcgatccccacgatcgaactcggaacctctcgcttatgaagtgagcgctctaccactacaccaataccgcatatatactatatatgttatatatattatattatattttgtatatatatatatatttttttttggtacgttttttattatataataatagatTATGGTAAGTTTTACAGTACCTAATTTGCCGATTTCAAACTTGCTAATCCAAATCAACCGAGTAAATATGTTGCTGTGTATTTTAcgttatagttttatttttttgtccaTAGTTTATTCTTTagtattataaagtttattttgtttgaaatggtaaattgcttttgtttttggttttgGTCTAACCTACCCAAAGTATCTCAATCTCGCTTACAGAATGAATTTTTACTTGCCCAATGCATCTAATTTTGCCCGCGTGGGCGAGATTAGATTTAGCATGTTCTATAAACTCATATTCCAGAGATTCAAttgaaattttctttgaatCATCGATGAACTATTTTCATTGGGTAACTTTCATGTCCTGGACGGTATTTTGATAGATAACTTTCAGTTCCTGGACCCCGTACGTTACCCGCGACTAGGATTAGAGTTAGGtcacaaattttaaagtatagtttTAACCATAAGTTAATATAAGTagcttttgtaaattttgaacattttgcTCAATTAATTGAgcaaaatgttcaaaatttttaatattaatattaattaatatgaCATTTTGTACTATAATCTTATTTATCTAGGTCCTGTCTTAAAAATTTACATGAATGAAACAAGAGGTAGGAAATGTAAATCATCATTGCGATTTAATAGGGAGTCTGTTGGAAAGACTGGTTACAACAGggattacaaaaatttataagacaACTCATCGTCTTGATGGTGTAACTCCTTCAACTTCTTAAAGTAGCGAACATGACATTTGTCAAATAAAAAGCTACCAAcacataatttttctttagcttgtgttaataataataatcattcaATTGATCAGTGAGTCACCGTTAAGAATCGggttaaaatcataaaatggaGTAAAGAAAATATGATGAGTACAATTAACCACATTTTCAATACGTAAGGCAGCAATTTGTACAATGTATCACTTACAACACTGAGAGACAGGCTCTCCGCAAAATCGCTGTTGGAGCAAAACCAAGAAGAAAACCTACTCTAAAATTTGCTCTAGAAAAAAGACTTATCAATTATGCTAGCAACAGGGCAAAGTTGGGAATAAGTCACAGTTCTAGGAAAGTCACAGTTCTTAAATAATACCGGGAAACTTGCCAGAAATCATTAATTGAACTTTAGGAAAAAAATTCCAAGTTACCAGTAGTTGCTTTTGATTAAACGTTGGCAGTCAACATGGGCATAGATTTACTTTGCGACAATCTGAGAGAACAGCCTCAGTGCGGCATCAGTGCATCACAGCATCGGCATCAGTGGATAAAGTAAAAGTGTAAAAGTATTTTAGTGTCTTGAGTGACGTCATGGTGAATAATGGTTTGCGTGGTAAACCAGAATCCATTTTGCACATATTAAACTGGCTTCAGCCATGTAATCGCACCTTATTCAAGCCACTGAAAGATTATTATGGCTCTTCAGCACAAGATCTTATGGGTCAGTTTCCGGGAGTTAttacttatcttttaaatatagcaGGTATATTTGCTTTAGCATGGGAAAAAGCAATGaatccaaaaaacattttatctagCATCAGGTTGTGTTGAATATATTCAATCAATCCTCAGGCTAATCCAAGTGATGAATATTTTCCAAAGTATTAACACTCAGTTGATAATATTTCAGCTAATTCAACTGTTGGTGAGATTTCAATAACTAATGGTACTGATAAATCATTAATTAGTATAAATGAGAATGAAATGTAAATGAAGTAAAAGTACTTGAGAATGCAATAGAAAGAAATCTACTTTTAAAGTGAATGATGAATGATGTAATAACTCTATCACAGTCTTTACTAATAATGGAAACTGAAAAGTATCTTGCTTAGTTGAGAAACTACAGCTATCGGCTTTGATCTTTCTTGCTACAACTGGTTTGTGACCTGGTGCGCACTGAAACGTTTAGTTGTAAACAACATGTCCAAAAATATACCTAAAATATATACGGTTAGTATTAGCTTATTGTCGAGAGGCTGAATAAGCGCAAATTTTATAAGTGaaaagcgttgcaaaaactAGCACAAGAGTGCACTGGCATATGTTTGAATCGGCATAAATGCGCCAAagattttgcaaacattggcataagtgcaaactagcataaatgcaaagcagttgcaaaaaatggcataagtgcaaattggtataagtgcaaactggcataagtgcaaacctTGACCCTGGGCACCACAAAGTCTCTGTGAGGGGCCGTCGGTACGGGCCTGGTAAGCAAATTCTTTGCTTTAACTTCTCAAGAAGCATATTTAGCAAAACTGAATATATTTCTAGGATAAAATCTACAGGAAAGAAATGCGAAAACAACTGCAACTTACCAAGCTGATAAATCGActaaaggaaaaagaaaaataagctGTATCggctgagaaaaaaaaattgtgccgTAAAAGGttaaagcaacaacaaaaaaagaagtcAATTTCAGTATTTTCTGTATCCTAACCATTGGTTGATACCATAATCTCATTAGTGAAATTAGATAATGTTTCACATGTAGAAAATGCTTCATTAAGgatattgaacaaaaaatgaaaagggataaaaaattacaaaaccgCAGAAGTAAGTTATCGAATAAAAAAGGGggaaaattgacaaaaaaaaactgcaataaagaACAGCAATAAAGagctttttgtttgtaatttaatttccgaaaactctttttatatcattcgctatttatttttattgttgatgtAGGTATTTATGTAGAATGAAAACTCCCCTTATATAACGTGTTTAACATGTTCTGTTTTATATTGTagaaaagtatgtaaaaaatgttataattaattCTAGGTACAAAGTTTATTTCAATTAACTGTTTATCAATCTTTTCTACTTGTCATCTATTGTTGGTTGGACAAGTTGATTTCTATTGTATTGAGTATTAAAAAATGGCGTCCGACAGCACATGAGTTTCGACTAAACACTTTGTTCTGGGCCAGCcttcagttttgaaaaaaatcaacttcTTGTGGTGTTTGTACACTCTATGACTACTAATTAAGCAAACGAGATTTCTTTACAACAACAACTTTGGCACAGAAAGTTTCTAGTTTCTACAACACAGCAAGTATCCCAGCAATTGATGAAAAGAGTGTAGTCAACCGTAAACGGAAATTGATTGATGAAGTTAAGGGTCTTGGTAAATATCCCAGTTCTAAGAAGACATCCATTACTTACCAAGATTGTCTGAAATCATTACATAACAGTAAATTTAATCCACGCTAAGTGGCTGAAAAAAGCAAACAGAactatgagatttttttttaattttttagtaggTAAACATGCATATgacatagatatatattatcaaCGTACTTTTTCATCATCACATGGAGGAAAAATTCTAGTAAAACTTTGAAGACTCGTCTTTTAAAACCAAAGAGCGGAACGTTGAATACTTAAAATTGCAAAgtttactttattcattttattattgtatgtCGGAGCTCAGAAACCAAATGCTTTATTCAGAAAAATTACGGAatcttcaaataaaagaaaaatcaaaagactttttttgtggTGACAAGCAAGTACAAGCCATACTTGATAAAATTACTGAACACCTAATTAAAGCTCAATtcaaagttcttaaaaaatccTACTTTTACTGAGCCATTCACATTAATTAGCAACTGGGGATGTGATGGGAGCTCCGGAAACAGCACTTATAAATAGTGGTTTACAAACTCTGATGCTACTGGTGAGTTTctctttgtatttttataagttaatctaaaaaaaaatctatttactaCAACAGAAAATTCAAAAGCagtatttaacttattttaacatCTAGAAAACTCAACAAATCTCAAATTTCTAATAAACAAAATCTGATACTCTCAATAATAGGTGGAAAATTTGTAAATGCCTTGACTGACACAGGTTCCTAACAAAAATGTTACATATGTGGTGTAAATCCTAAAATGATGAACGGTAAATTAAAATGcttggtatttaaaaaaagaatggttTTGGTCTGTCTACTTTGCATGCATGGATTTATTCTTTTGAGTGTTTTTTACACgttagctatatatatatttgaatatatatttaaatataaaaaattggcAAGTAAGAAGCGATAAAGATAAATCTTATGTTCAAAAATGTtcagaaaatatcaaaaaaaagtttaaaagacatATGGGCTCTATGATAGACAAATCAAAACCTGGCTTTGGGAACACAAATGATGAGAACACAGCTCGCAGGTTTTTTATGAAGAGTTAAGTGGTGATGTTACGGGATAAGAcgtaaatttcattaaaatttttaatattttattaagagaACTTTGGCTATAGTTTATcatgaaattgaaaaactttgttCTGAAACCAAAGCTCTTTATCTTAATCTATATTTGTGGAGCTAAGTTACCATGGTGCCTGTTACTAAGCACAAAATCCTGGTACTAAGCCTATTACTGTGCAAAAAGTACTTGTATATAGcacagaaattataaaaaaagcctTCTCTTAATCGAAAGACTATTGGAAGAGTCTCAATAAACCCgcattgaacattttttttcgaCTCCGCAAAcatcataaaagaaaaaactcatCTCTTTCCACAAGTATAGATTTGCTCAATATGCTTTTGATTACATCAGATTCTGTCATCAAGAATTGTCAAATAAGAAAACCATTAAATTACCGTTggaagttttgaatttaattgtcCCACCTGTAATACCACTACAGCTAGTCGGAAGTACAGTTCTGTATGACGATAAGATTATTTAGGGTCCGATTCTTCGGATAGTGAAAATAACAATGgtttattcaataataattgttaagaaAATTTCATTACATAACTTGTGtgttgaaaatttaaacttaaagtaTTCATAAGGATCAAaagataattaatattaataacgTCCCCTATTTGTAAATCATACATAATTACGCTTAAATGCGCATTTAGAACATATAATTTTGTTTGATCAGTTTGCAGCTAACACTTTTCCGTAAAGACAGCAATGTACAGATATACAaggaggattttttttttctgaaaaaagctCTTCATTCtatatttttaccaaattttttttgttcaccATCGgttgttgcaaaatattttccctttcaattttattagtattttttaaaacatgcattGTAAGTTTTGTAAACGCTTCACCTTTTGTTGTAGAATGAaagaagttgcaaaaaaaataataaaagaaattggccaagtttatcaagtttttgatttatcaaGTTCCAAAATCCATGATCAAAACCAAGTGTAATATGAGGCCTAAAAGCAACAAACTGGGAATTGACTATAAGTGGTATTAGGCAAGGATCGATAATTACTCCAATCATATTTATAATCTATATCCATGACTTAGTGCTAAGAGGAGTGGGATATAAGTACATAAAAAGGATCCAATACCCCTTCCCCTATGCATACACTTTATATGTTGAGAAACTAGGATCTTCAGtcaaaaagttaacttttttatttattagctgGCAAATTATAGCGAACAATgaactacttttttttcatttttttaagcgACCCTCTACTCCTAATAGCcatttctgttaatttttaatttttattataagaaaaacaaacattaattaaCTAACTTAGTGCGTATGtactattatattaaacatCTTCCCTTTTGCCATACGCTTTTGTGCGGTATTTGCAGGCCCCTCCTTTCTCTTCCCGAATGAGTGTgagtactttatggacgaccccttattaAGTTCATCACTCTCTACCATGTGACTTAAATACATAAACTTTAAAGTtcacaaaaaattttctcttttttttaaccaattttctCATTAtgaaactaaactttttaaagtaacCACACTTGTAAGTCTaccattattatattaataaaactatcgGAAGCAGGTATcacattttttaatgctataattttaaatgcagATTAGACAATATTTCATCTTTCCAAACATCACGAACATTGCGTAAAAAGTCAAACGAAAAAATGTGTGACTTTTCGCAAAAATACAAGCAAATTGGTAAAAGTTTTCCGTCTTAAAACTATTTGCATCTAATTAtctagtaacttttcttctagATAAgacattttcaatatttaagaacgccattttgaataaaaaatatacttacacATTTGCCAAATGAgctgataattaaaatttagagaGCTGTTTTAATCACCTACAacatacagaaaaaaaagcttataccTAAAAGCCTATGTTCTATAAATCTGATTAATGTTGATTAGACCTACATTACACCAAAAATCAACATTACCACACCCTACCTTAATATTGTATGTGTTTTAGTAcagtttaacatttaaattttttcttcaaaattctAAAGATTGTTTTTCTATGTTTAGGTATATCTTCGGAATTGGTTCTCAACAAgagcagtggcggattaagacttttcggggcccggggctatttaaAAGTAGGAGGCCCCGTTCCACTAACAACGACAAAAATGAGTAAAACAAAGACTTTCTTGAAAACGCTATCactgatatttatttatatacaaattttatatttattttattgaattaagttgagtgatttttttctgcttttcttCCCCGCAAACTCTGCAATCACATCGCTGAAATCCAAAGTTTCTAATAATTTTGACTCAATAGTTAATCTTGCTATATTACTTAAACGACTATGGACCATTGCTGATCGGTGCATGTTCTTAACTCTTTTAAGAGTAGAGAATGATCTCTCAGCCTCGCAATTTGTTATGGGAATAGTTAGAAACAAGCGATATGCTATATAAACATTTGGAAATACATCAATAATATCGGTTTCAACAATCCAGTTTAAAACATGCAGAGGAATCAATGTGTTTTCAGTCTcagatttatcttttttatgcaaaaaaaaacccGGAGGCTGCAActttaataatgttataaattgttctattttaaatatttcttgtttatataaacgatttaaatatattttctaacattttaaatacaattttatttgcagatgataccagcttgttttattccaataaagataacaatatattattccaaacattaaacaaagaactagacaaactaacccaatggtttaaatcaaacaagttatctttaaatataattaaaacaaatacactttattccatcgcctacataaaaaatcagatattcCCTTAGAACATCCGgacctttttattgacaatcaattaataaagagagagcaatcaataaagtttttaggcgtGTTTCTAGACGAAAATGTAACCTGGAGGGAACATATAGGTgtagttgaagataaaatatcaaaaaatttaggtatGATGTACAAAGCAAAGCAGTTATTACAtcgatcttgtttaaaaaacatttacttttcttttattcattgctacttaagttatgcgaacattgcttggtgtagcactaacgcgacgaaaataaaaaaattgcttagcaaacaaaaacaggctataaggataattTCAAACGTAGATCGCTtctcacacacacaaacactatttaatgaactcaatatcctaaatgtatataaactaaacctctatcaagttcttattttcatgttcaaacttgataaaaatatattaccaatcttattttattcaatttttgaaaaaataaatcacatataccctactagattttcaaaatacaactacCCTactagattttcaaaatacaacattcaatccaaaacttattattccgctactaaattctctattgtaaaccgaggaccaaagttgtggaacataatattaaatgatgaaatgaaaactaattattctctaaaccaattcaaaacaaaacttaagcaattacttttgttaactgaaaatgaattaaattttttctgataaaacttctttatattagaaatcaataattaatagttaattaattaattactttagattattaatacataattaatcaataattgtacatatatttttatcattttaaatgataatcttctttttgagaaatttattttttatttttgcgttatttattaatcttttacttttattttatactgtttatttgcttttacttaattggcaataaaaagtattataaatataattaaataagttaaactataaaatgctctaccaataaaatgtttttatataaaatcatatcttcttatttttcaaaccaattcttaaatgttatttttgtcatttaatattttaataaattttgtttcttttattttacaaaggaattgttatatcttatttttttaaaaactataaatttaaacgatatgcgatataaattttcttttataatatatatcagagatatatacattgaaactatattttattgtcaaactatattttgtctagtaatgacgcattttttggggcttaatgataagactaaatttgtcttcttctagccccggtcatgtaattatttttttataagttacgactgtaaatttttttttatcgacaaaagtgaaaataaaaaaaaataaaaaaaaatatgaaactatcttctaaatcattttataagaactttttcaatttttttcacgCTAACTTGCAATTCCATGGTACTAATAGTTAACAGCTTCGATAGAAATCCAAATAACTTATTTACGTGGTTGTAACCATCACTTGTTATAGTTAATTGTGTCACAAGTTTGtcaataatgacaaaaaatatattcactCGAAACTTGTCAGATACGCTTAAAGAATCAACTTGGTTTTCTCCGTtgctcaattttttaattacctttCTTTTGTTCTTATCCGAATAGTCTTTTTCAATAAACGAGCtaagtttttttgattcatTCTCAAATCTCGTAAAGTCGTTTCGTAAGTTTTTTACAAAGTCAATTAGTGAAAGTAACATACTGCTTGCTGTATGCAAATCTAATtcaactttttgaagaaatttgcTAACTGCATTAAACCTCTTAAGTATGTGATGCCAAAGTACAGCCATGAATTTAAACTCTAGCTTTGTgatcttatttaataaatacaaagcTTCATGACGAGTACCAGATTTTTCTTCTGTATCCTCAGCTATATGACATAGCGCTGCATGAATCCCATCAAAATTTTCTACTAAACTTTATGAATCTGACCTACATGACCATCGCGTATCTGATAGGCGCTTGAGTGTAGCATGATTTCCTTTCAATAAATCCCATCTATGTGCTGAagctacaaaaaataaatacaaactctGGAGAATGCCAAAATAGTTGATAGAATTGATGCACTAACTAACACTGCACTGCCCTAATAAATTTAAGGAATGTCTAGCGCAGGGGATATAAAAAGCCAATTCACTCCGCTCTTTTAAACGTCCTTGTAATCCAGAATATTTACCAGACATATAGCTTGTATTATCGTATGCCTGTCCCCGACAATTGGTTATATCAATATCATATCTTTCCAGTAGATCTAAAGTGTCAGTAATCAAAGATTTACCGTCGTGGCTTTTAATttgtagaaaacaaaaaaatcatcataCACGTGGCCATTTAGATAATAACGGAATATCACAGAAAATTGATCCACGTGAGAAATATCAGGAGTCGAATCTACGATAATTCCCcagtattttgctttttttatttcggTAATAATGTGCGTTAAAACCTTTTGAGACATAATATCAATTAGCTCTTCACAAATAGTTTTagacaaataatttatattacctTTGCCTTTATTTGCAAAAGTGTCAAGGTGTTGTTTTAAAACTGGATCAAATTGAGTCAACAGTTCTAACATGCCTAAGTAATTTCCGTTATTTGACGATTCTATAACTTCATTATGGCCTCGAAATGCTAAACCTCTCCGGCTAAAAAACGAATAATCGCTACTATTCTATTTAAGATTGCAGACCAATAATTAAATTCCCTTTTAATCTGGCTTACCATATATTCATCGACAtgagtattttgttttatgaatTCTATACACTTAATCATAAATTGAATATGCTCCTTG
Encoded here:
- the LOC136088349 gene encoding uncharacterized protein LOC136088349, yielding MHNNELDSGLFIMIFFLDTILHEDPALWPLQLKENELMNNGEKCDRKWLMFSESTGCVFCYVCKLFLTDYDNVFVKSGFYNWKKAKQTIFGHENSKEHIQFMIKCIEFIKQNTHVDEYMNSSDYSFFSRRGLAFRGHNEVIESSNNGNYLGMLELLTQFDPVLKQHLDTFANKGKGNINYLSKTICEELIDIMSQKVLTHIITEIKKAKYWGIIVDSTPDISHVDQFSVIFRYYLNGHVYDIDITNCRGQAYDNTSYMSGKYSGLQGRLKERSELAFYIPCARHSLNLLGQCSVTSAHRWDLLKGNHATLKRLSDTRWSSLCHIAEDTEEKSGTRHEALYLLNKITKLEFKFMAVLWHHILKRFNAVSKFLQKVELDLHTASSMLLSLIDFVKNLRNDFTRFENESKKLSSFIEKDYSDKNKRKVIKKLSNGENQVDSLSVSDKFRVNIFFVIIDKLVTQLTITSDGYNHLQPPGFFLHKKDKSETENTLIPLHVLNWIVETDIIDVFPNVYIAYRLFLTIPITNCEAERSFSTLKRVKNMHRSAMVHSRLSNIARLTIESKLLETLDFSDVIAEFAGKKSRKKSLNLIQ